In Scyliorhinus canicula unplaced genomic scaffold, sScyCan1.1, whole genome shotgun sequence, one DNA window encodes the following:
- the LOC119960292 gene encoding gastrula zinc finger protein XlCGF8.2DB-like, translating to MEKPWKCRECGKQFNYPSRLEIHRRSHTAAGIMEKPWKCEDCGKGFNYPSLLELHRRSHTGEKPWKCEECGKGFNYPSLLENHRRSHTGETIWKCEKCGKGFNYPSLLEYHRRSHTGAGTTEKPWKCEDCGKGFNFPCLLEIHRRSHTGEKPFTCCTCGKEFTKSTNLLRHQRNHTEEKSFPCTDCGKSFGQLSNLTAHQRVHTGERPFNCLVCGKGFTQSASLMLHQRIHTDERPFSCTYCGKRFRQSSDLTAHQHTHTGEKPFICSACGKGFTHSSGLWSHRRIHTEKKPFSCIACEKRFRHSSALTAHQRTHTGERPFTCSQCGKGFTQCSHLLTHQRVHTGEPAV from the coding sequence atggagaaaccatggaaatgtcggGAGTGTGGGAAACAATTTAATTATCCATCCCGACTAGAAatccatcgacgcagtcacactgcagCTGGCATAATGGAGAAAccctggaaatgtgaggactgtgggaagggattcaattatccatccctGCTGGAACTTCACCGGCGCAGTCACACGGGAGAGAAACCCTGGAAATGTgaggaatgtgggaaaggattcaattatccatcctTGTTGGAAAACCATCGACGGAGTCATACTGGGGAGACAATATGGAAATGTGagaaatgtgggaaaggattcaattatccatccctgctggaataccatcgacgcagtcacacaggAGCAGGGACCacagagaaaccgtggaaatgtgaggactgtggcaAAGGATTCAATTTCCCATGTTTGCTGGAAATCCATCGACGCagccacactggggagaagccgttcacctgttgTACGTGTGGGAAGGAATTTACTAAGTcaaccaacctgctgagacaccagcgaaatCACACCGAAGAAAAGTCCTTCCCGTgtactgactgtggaaagagtttcGGGCAGTTATCCAATCTCACTGCacaccaacgggttcacactggggagaggccattcaactgccttgtgtgtgggaagggattcactcagtcagccaGCCTCATGTTACACCAACGAATCCACACTgatgagaggccattcagctgcacttACTGTGGAAAGAGGTTCAGACAGTCTTCTGACCTCActgcacaccaacacactcacactggggagaaaccgttcatctgctctgcgtgtgggaagggattcactcattcatctgGCCTTTGGTCACACCGGCGAATTCACACCGAGaagaaaccattcagctgcaTTGCCTGTGAAAAGAGGTTTAGACATTCTTCTGCCCTCACTGCACACCAACGcacacacactggggagagaccattcacctgctcccagtgtgggaagggattcactcaatgctctcatctgctgacacaccagagagttcatactggggaaccTGCTGTATGa